Within Cucumis melo cultivar AY chromosome 4, USDA_Cmelo_AY_1.0, whole genome shotgun sequence, the genomic segment ATTGCATTTGAAACCTCAGCTCCCGAATGGTCAAGTGAGCCATTGCCTACTGAATTTCGAAGTGACACGCTTGAAAATTCTCCACCTCTCAAAGAACTTGCATCACTTGCTACACTCTCATCAGACAGCTTGCGAGCATGGCCAATTACCTTACCATGCACGGGCTCTAGAGATGGTACAAGTCCATTTTTATCCAAGTACGATGCTTTGGAAGTATTACCATTATGACCATCCTTTAAATTGTTATTATATCTAGGATGAGCTTTATGTTTTGGAAGGCCTTCCAACTGCTCTAGAATGGTCTGTCCCATAAACAGTCCCTCATCAATATTGGACAATCCATACTTCACAAGTTTTTCAATTGGACTTGAAAGATCGTCGTCCAGAGCTAAATCATCGATGGCAATTTCCGAATTATCATCTCTTCCCAGACTTGCTGTACCAAGTTCAGAGGCCTCGTAAGCAGTATCACTACCATAATCTGATGCAAGTGACAGACCACCAATGAGCGTAGATGAGCTCGAATTAGGAGGGGACTGATGTGCTGAAATCTTGCTGCTATAATCAGGGTATTCACCTGATGGCCCCTGATTATCATTTTGGAAAGCTGAAAGAGTTGTCGTAGGAATTAAAATATTAGAACTCCAATATATATGTAACGGAGAACTTCAAATAATAACATTTAGAATCAACACTTTAAAAAGAGTAAAAACTAGAACAAACCAAagacatttttgaagtgtacTCTAGAGAGAACGTACAAGACCTAGCAGCAGCTTCTAGCTCAAGGAAGGACGCTACTGCAACACTTCTTGATATATCAATGTCAGACAGGAGCTTTGTCAACCACTCCTCTAAAGAGCGCCTTCTCTGCAATAAAATTAAACCTGTGAAGAATAATAGTTACAGTCTTACGGATACACAACCAAAATGCATAAAATAATTGCACACGTAAAGGTAACTTCAACACTCAATCTCAAAACCAAAAGGTTTTAGTTAACTGTATAATCTGCAGAAAATAGACCCACAGTGCACTTGAATCACATGTTAGAAATTTGTGGTGCTTCAAGGAACCAAGAAATCTATTAGAAGTCCTATAATATTAGAAAGACAGATGTAGGTGACTAGCCATTCCTGCTTTCcttcaaaaaaattattgtagACGAATGCAGGACAAAGTTTATAAACATGGGTATGATTTAGGAACGTCTAATAACACAGTCAGAAACTCGGTATTTATTCTAATGTTCCTCATTTCTAGTTCCTGTCGAAAATGATTCTCGATTCCTTACATATTGGCAAAAGGATTGATTCATACAATGATAATCAATTCATATAAAACATCTGCCAGCAAGATTGCGTGTAAAGTAAACAAAGACACAGAGGAAGAacagaaataaaataacatgcTCGTGCATGCAATGTTAAGCAGATTGCACACCTCTTCTAAAAGTGCCCTGGTCTTCATCCGTAAGATTCCTTTGGGAGGAGCTGGAGGAATAATTTTCTTTGGAAAAGACTTTTTAACCTAAAAAGTGATAAAATCTCAAAACTGAGAACAATTAAACATGAGAATAACTGTATTTTAAACATAACAATGGAAATTATTTTTCCTCAAAAGATAGGTGGTAACAAGAAAGATTTTCAATATGAAAACGGTTATTCCCAAGTAAAATAAAATGCATGAACTTACATCTGAAAATAAATTCATGAAATCATTAAATCGCCGTAATACTCCCCGCATTGCTGTGATCCCTTCAGGTGACTGTACAGCAACCTGAACCCTGTAGAACTGTCCCTTGATAATGTTAATGTACAAGAAAATATACGTATGCTATTAAAGAACGGTTTTTTTTATACGAAAAACTTtctttgagaaaaaaatgaaagaacacACAGGGATGGAACCATTAACTTTTGGTTGGGCAATTGGTTATGTATCCTTTGAGTATGTGCAGATTGGCTAGTAAAAGGATAAGTTGATTCATACACAAGAAATTATTTGTGCCAATTATTAATACTAGGACACATTTTCTTGCAACATCATTTTTTGGGTACCATATTTTTGCAACTTCAGATAATGCAAGTGATTAATCCATATCAGCATTTACTAACAACTAAGATGTTATTCATTGAGGCAAAAACAagctattaattaattaaaaaaaaaaaccataggTACCAAAAGAAACAGGAGTCGTAGAAAAGAGTACCACTATGGGATCTGCAGCTCGTGTTTTAGGAAGGGCAACCCATGAAGGTATTATAACACAGTAACTCCATCCTGTGTGATGGTCATGAGGCCAAACTGTGTCTTTCCCATTCTGCGCATGAAATGAAGGCTTTCTGAGTGAAGATATAAGTAAACTACCAAATACAAAGAGTGCATTTAATAGTAAAGGAAACAAGAGAGCTAGTTGCTATTGCTATACACCACCCAACATAGAGCTAGGCCACAAATTTTTACTTTATTTCTTCTAAGTTTATTACTTAAATGAGATAACTACTTAACTGAAATTTCAAAGACTTTTCGTTtagtttttttgtttcttttttttttaaaacaacaaTTGGTTTGAAAAGTATTGCAACCTAGGCAGCCATAAATTCcttataaaagaaaagaaaaaggtagaACTTAGAAGGACTCCAGTTCGTTCATGGGGTGCAAAAAAGGCCACTGATACACTAAGAATGATGCGACTCATTAGAAGTAACCCAAACTAAATATGGTATGCTTAAACGACAGCTTGCAAGTAGATTTTACGAATTAAACCACAAATCAATGAGATCGTGAAAACAAACAGTAGATATTATTCAAAAATCCCATAATCCAGCAACCCGGACGAGTAAATTCGACAAAGCAAGTGAAATCTATTCGGTCAATCCACCGGGACAAatccaaagaaaagaaaaaacctatATCAACAATTCTCATAGTCAAAATTCCAAGCAAATAATTCCACGTTATCATAACACAAGACTAACCCATTTTCGAGGAGGAGGGCTCCAGTCCATTCCAAGCGGCAACGGCGAGGTTCCATCATGTCTATGCTTAGGcggacttcgattcagcatcaTACTTCAAAATTCTCCTAAAATTACCACAAACCGAAGACAGTCATCAGGATCGGAAACACGAATTCGATTAGATCGTCTTCCTTATCCTCTAAGCAATCCAATCCATCCAATCAACCATTGAATGAACGACCTCACACTCGAATTCCACAGCAATCAGCGACGGATTTTTTTTCATCGGATCGAATCGGAAATAGCAAAACGAGAGATGGAAAATCTGAATTTGGACAGATGGGAGTAGAATCTAACGCCAGCAAAGAGGGGAAACGTAGCCACCTGAAGGCGCGTGCAGAGAGTGAATCAGGAATTTTTCTCAGAGCTTTGGCTTTTGGGTTCCGTCGTCTTGTAGCTGTTGAAGAGAGagaatggaagaaaaaaaaaaagttgagagagagagagagagtgctTGAGAAGCAAACACCGAACTGTCGTCTTCTCGCCCGAGACTTTCTTCCTTGAGCTTCTCGGCGGAAGGCAATTCTCTCGTAGAATAGAATAATAATGGCTACAATGACCCTATTTTCTCCTTTTTTCCAAAAACGACTCCGATTTCTGCTCTTAAATATTAATTGGAAAAATGGCGCATACTTCGTTCATgatgaccattttgccctttTCGTTTTTTAGACCCAACCCAATCCTTCCtattaatcaatcaaatcttttccaataaatcacttacaACTTCCAACCTGAATTATCTTATCCAACCCTAACAACTCCACCtcataatcaatatttatcttgaataattaattatcttctacagtaattaattattatttatctttctttcaaataattaattatcttccacaataactaattattattatttatctttctcgagaataaatatcattttatgTCGTTAAATTTTTCTAACCCAAATAATCTTGAAGGTCGTTTGTTTCACAAATTTTTCCATGGAATTTTAGACATGTATTATCTTATTTGCTTCACATGATTTCACTttttaaaacttgaaaaaaCGTGAGACTTTTATATTCGAAAGATAAACAATTATGAATATAACTTAATTAATCCATAATTCTACGTTAGTTATCATTACTATTagcttttaattaattattaaatataaattgtCGTTTAAATTATATCCACGCGATCGTGTTGACTagctaaacaatcgtttagatcatatcaaagtgatatttaaacgatattGATATTTCTAGAAGAGGAGTctgaataaaaaaaagagaaagatggATAAAAATATATGAAAGAAAATCTGAAGATGACCT encodes:
- the LOC103503838 gene encoding PX domain-containing protein EREL2 isoform X1; this encodes MMLNRSPPKHRHDGTSPLPLGMDWSPPPRKWNGKDTVWPHDHHTGWSYCVIIPSWVALPKTRAADPIVFYRVQVAVQSPEGITAMRGVLRRFNDFMNLFSDVKKSFPKKIIPPAPPKGILRMKTRALLEERRRSLEEWLTKLLSDIDISRSVAVASFLELEAAARSSFQNDNQGPSGEYPDYSSKISAHQSPPNSSSSTLIGGLSLASDYGSDTAYEASELGTASLGRDDNSEIAIDDLALDDDLSSPIEKLVKYGLSNIDEGLFMGQTILEQLEGLPKHKAHPRYNNNLKDGHNGNTSKASYLDKNGLVPSLEPVHGKVIGHARKLSDESVASDASSLRGGEFSSVSLRNSVGNGSLDHSGAEVSNAIEFHSNPELHFSHDALLFPKDHRHKMNRVLSTMHQRLVTAKTDMEDLISRLNQEITVKDYLTTMVKDLEVELETNKQKSKENLQQAILMEREKVTQMQWEMEELRHKSLEMELKLKYKEKKGENSFSVPTEEFTLQEKVALQEELESTKEQLKNVSKQFEELEGKSKADIRVLVKEVKSLRSTQAKLKQELSQTLEQKSETEELLQQEREMRQHANKAWSKLLSECKSLHGRLKKCSMNFSPDDDYNHDVESSSLSNALDLLTTSDDQLNLLLAEVNLLANGIQTATSMADGDDNDSIKVDTELRMILKDIFTENTRLRKQVNSYFQHNMRLRMSKEGDDAEASSSSSSSQNTKVNITTVT